In the genome of Epinephelus lanceolatus isolate andai-2023 chromosome 18, ASM4190304v1, whole genome shotgun sequence, one region contains:
- the LOC144458643 gene encoding uncharacterized protein LOC144458643 isoform X1, producing the protein MCVCAACCCCQTSDEQVVKPVVSVYPAASRAHLEGKSSLLCLASGMFPPRVRFSWKRQAENGPLLPAEGEQLVLRELGHTAAILLISQQENSTYKYRCSVQHHGGTVEAQTEQEVPAPAASCPPEREPTDLPALQQADLSVSVSFKSQCRVKLLCVLYTVLIVKSLAYCCGLSLLMILRNKGPSTNCTHAD; encoded by the exons atgtgtgtctgtgctgcttgTTGCTGCTGTCAAACTTCAGATGAACAGGTAGTGAAGCCCGTGGTGAGCGTGTACCCAGCAGCATCCAGAGCCCACCTGGAGGGGAAGAGCTCCCTGCTGTGTCTGGCCTCAGGCATGTTTCCTCCTCGGGTCCGCTTCTCCTGGAAAAGACAAGCAGAGAATGGACCTCTGCTCCCTGCTGAGGGAGAGCAGCTGGTGCTCAGAGAGTTGGGACACACCGCCGCCATCTTGCTGATCAGTCAGCAAGAGAACAGCACATATAAATACcgctgctccgtccagcaccaTGGGGGCACAGTGGAGGCCCAAACAGAACAAG aggTTCCAGCTCCAGCAGCCTCCTGTCCTCCAGAGAGAGAGCCAACAGACCTGCCAGCTCTGCAGCAAGCTGACT tgtcagtgtcagtgtcctTCAAGTCTCAGTGCAGGGTGAAGCTGCTCTGTGTGCTGTACACAGTGCTGATAGTGAAGAGTCTGGCGTACTGCTGTGGACTCTCTCTGCTGATGATCCTCAGAAACAAGGGACCGTCCACCAACTGCACACATGCTGACTGA
- the LOC144458643 gene encoding uncharacterized protein LOC144458643 isoform X2: MFPPRVRFSWKRQAENGPLLPAEGEQLVLRELGHTAAILLISQQENSTYKYRCSVQHHGGTVEAQTEQEVPAPAASCPPEREPTDLPALQQADLSVSVSFKSQCRVKLLCVLYTVLIVKSLAYCCGLSLLMILRNKGPSTNCTHAD, encoded by the exons ATGTTTCCTCCTCGGGTCCGCTTCTCCTGGAAAAGACAAGCAGAGAATGGACCTCTGCTCCCTGCTGAGGGAGAGCAGCTGGTGCTCAGAGAGTTGGGACACACCGCCGCCATCTTGCTGATCAGTCAGCAAGAGAACAGCACATATAAATACcgctgctccgtccagcaccaTGGGGGCACAGTGGAGGCCCAAACAGAACAAG aggTTCCAGCTCCAGCAGCCTCCTGTCCTCCAGAGAGAGAGCCAACAGACCTGCCAGCTCTGCAGCAAGCTGACT tgtcagtgtcagtgtcctTCAAGTCTCAGTGCAGGGTGAAGCTGCTCTGTGTGCTGTACACAGTGCTGATAGTGAAGAGTCTGGCGTACTGCTGTGGACTCTCTCTGCTGATGATCCTCAGAAACAAGGGACCGTCCACCAACTGCACACATGCTGACTGA